The Ignavibacteria bacterium genome contains the following window.
ATCTTTGAATAGTTTATTGCCGCAGGATATTGCGATAAAAGACCTTTCGATTGTTAATAATAATTTTCATGCGAGATACTCGGCAACAAGAAGAACTTACCTTTATGTAATATCGAGAAGAAAAAATGTTTTCTGGGACAGGTTTAGCTGGACAATTTTTAGTGAAATTAATTTCAATGCATTAAAAGAAATTCAATCAATGGTTCTTGGTAAAAAAGATTTTTCATCTTTCTGTAAAGCCGAAGAAGAAGTTCAAAATAAAATTTGCAATGTTTCATACTCACGCTGGTTCAATAAAGATGATTTTTTGTTATATTTTATTAGTGCCGATAGATTTATTCATGGAATGGTTAGAGGAATTGTAGGACTAATGATTGAATATGCTAAATCAAAATTAAATCTTGAAGAAGTAAAGAATATTCTTGATGGAAAAGCCCGAAATAAAATATGGGCGCCATCAAAAGGTTTGATCTTGTATAATGTTGAATATAAGGAGTAAAATCTATGATAAATCTTCAAAATAAAGTTGCCATTGTCACAGGTGGTTCTCGAGGAATTGGAAGAGCTTGTGTGAAATTTTTTGCTGAGGCTGGAGCGTCAGTCGTTTTTACTTACAACAGAGCAAAATCTGAAGCTGATAAGTTAATTGAAGAACTTGCTTACACAAATCAAAAAATAAAAGCATATCAGTGCACTCTCGATAACGATGTGGAAGCCGAAAAACAAATAATTAAAATCATTCAAGATGTTATAAATGAATTTGGAAGAATTGATATCCTTGTAAACAATGCAGGAATTTGGGAATATGGTGAAGCTGATAAGATGACGCTGGAAAACTGGAATCGAACAATGACAATTAATGTAACTGGAACAATGCTTTTTACTCGAGAAGTCATTCCGCATATGAAAAAACAGGGGGGCGGAAAAATAATTATTATCACTTCAACAGCTGGACAAAGAGGAGAAGCTTTTCATTCTCATTACGCTGCAAGTAAAGGCGCTTTGATTAGTTATGTAAAATCTCTTTCAACCGAGCTTGCACCTTACAAAATTTTGGTTAATTCAGTTGCACCAGGTTGGGTTGATACAGAAATGTGCGATCCTGTTTTTAATGATCCAGAATATAAAGAACAGGTTAGAAAAAGTATCCCACTACAAAAAATTGCAACTCCGGAAGATATTGCAGGACCAGTTCTTTTTCTTGCATCCGATCTTGCAAATCACATTACAGGTGAAATTCTCAACGTAAACGGTGGAAGTGTCCTTTGCGGTTAATTTGGAGTTAAGATGGAAAAGTTTATAAGTTCATTTTCAATTAAGACTGATCTTCAGAAAATTTTTCGATTTCATCTAGATCCAAAAAATTTGAAGCTTGTTTCAACTCCAGGTATGAACTTAAAAATAATTCAGCATCAATCACCGCTTGAAAAAAATTCCGAAGTGAAATTAAAATTCGACATCTTTCCATTTATCCCGATGGAGTGGAATCTTATAATTGAAGACCTTGTTGAAAATGAACTAATTGTAGATTTACAAACGAAAGGACCTTTTAAATACTGGAGGCATCAACATCGTTTCAAGCAGTTATTTGATGGAACTGTTGTGATGACTGACGAGATCGAATATGATCTGGGTTTGCTCGGTAAAATTTTAAAGCCGCTAATAAATTGGCGCTTAAATAAAATGTTTAAGTTTAGATATAAAATCATAGAATCACTTTTTGGAGGGTAATATGGAAACTTTAGCATCTTTTCATCCTAAGGTTGTTCATTTCGCTGTTGGTTTACTTCTAACCTATGTGCTGTTTGAAGTTCTATATTTAATTTTCAAAAAAGATTTTCTGAACAAATCTGCAACTCTAATCTTATTCTTGGGAGTTCTTGGTGCTGTTGCATCATTACTGACTGGTAATCAAGCATATCATTATGCTGAATATTTGTTTGATAATTTCAATGTAAAAATTCCGCTCGGTTTAATTGATGAGCACGAAGAATATGCAAAGATCACAACATTTTGGTTTACTGGAATTTTATTAATTCGTTTCTTTTTGAACATTAAGAATAAATTTAAAGGTTTATTACAGATTGTGGTTTTAGTCCTTGCACTAATTGGTGTTTATTTCGTTTATGAAACAGGCGAGCATGGCGGTGAACTTGTCTATAAACACGGTGTTGGAACAAAGGTGATTGAACAGGGAATTACGCCAGGTCAAACAAATCAACCTGAAGTTGAAGAAGAACACGAACATTAGAAAACTTGAAGAAGAAAATTGTAACTTTAATTTTTTTGATTCTTTCGTACAATATTGTTTTCCTGCTTCAGGATTTATTTGATTCAGAGTTGCAAATATATTTATTGGGTTTTCGGTTTAACTTGTTTTTTCTTGTAAATTGTATTGTAATATACTTTCATCGCACGAGGTTAATTGAACTAAAAAAATATTTCAATCAAATTGGAAGATTAAAAGCCTGGTTCATCTCTTTTGTAATTCCTGTTTTTATATCGGCACTCACATTAATTTTAATTTACGCATTAGGATATTCTTTCAAGTTCAAGAAACCAGAATTTTTAATTGAATTCGGTGTCTCGTCATTGGTAGACCTTCCGATTTATTACATCTGGAATTTACCATTACTTCTTTCATCATTGTTTGTAATTACTTTAATTCTTGAAGACTTTAAATTTTTGAAAGTTTTTGGTGTGTGTCTGTTATTGAGTCTAAGTTTTATTTCTGCCAAGCCAGTTTTCACTTTGAGTAAATTTAATCCTGAATATTTTTCATTCCTTGCATTAGTCTTTGCTGTGCTGTTTTACAATCTGACAATCTTTAAAATTTACAATTCAATCTGGTTGACAATTTTTTCTGTGCTTATTTCTATATATTCCTTTGTTCTTGTCTTTGGTTCAAACAATACTTTTCTTATTAAGACTTTTTTCGCTCGAATGTATTCAAGTTGGAACGGTTTGTTTGTATTCAAAAAATTGGATGTTTACTTGATAGATTTGCTCTTTGCTGGACTGATGATAATTTTCGCTTTTTTGTTTTTTATATTTGATAAGAAAAAGTCTAATAATTTATGAAGAAGATCTGGCTGCTTAGTTTTTTATTATTTGCTCAGGTTTATTCACAAGAGATTTCAGGAATTTTTGTAAGTCCATTTGTTGGTGCAAGATTTCCACTTGCCGAAGCATCTAAAAAGCATAAGACTGGATTTAGTTTTGGCGGCAGTTTCGAATATGGAACTTCTGCATTGCCTTTTATAATGAAGGTTGAATTCAATTACACCCATTTCCCTCAGAAAGGTATAATTAGAGATCAATACGAAAGCAAATCAATAACAGGAGTTGGGTTTGGAATTGATTATCTTTTGTTTCCATTAATTGCATCAGAAACAATATTAACACCTTTTCTTTCGGTTGATTTAACTTATAATTACATCGAAAGACAAATTCTAACATATACATATAGATTTGAAACTTTCACAAAGCAGGAACAAAAATTTGGTTTTGCAATCGGCGGAGGTTTTAGTTTTTTCCTTGTTGAGTTTACTCTTAAATATCATTATTTAGTTTATGAACCTTACATCGGAATTGATTACCGACTTCGTTTACCAATAAGTATTTCATATTAGGAGGTTATTATGTACGAAACAATCTTATTTGAACAAAAAAACAACATTGCAATTATCACAATAAATCGTCCAGATAAATTGAATGCACTAAATCACAAAGTTCTTGATGAGCTTTTCTCTGCATTCAAACATTGCGGAGAAGTGGAAACTATTTGGGGAGTGATACTTACTGGAGCAGGTGAAAAAGCCTTCGTTGCCGGTGCTGATATCTCAGAAATTAATAAACTAAATTCGGTGACAGGAAAGGAGTTTGCTCTGCATGGTCAACGTATTTTTTCATACATTGAACAGTTCTCAAAGCCAGTAATTTGTGCAGTTAACGGTTTTGCTCTCGGCGGCGGTTGCGAGCTGGCAATGGCTTGTCATATTCGTATTGCATCTGAAAATGCAAAGTTTGGTCAACCTGAAGTAAATCTCGGCATTATTCCAGGGTATGGCGGAACGCAAAGATTGACTCGTCTTATCGGAAAAGGCAGAGCGATGCAAATGATTTTAACCGGCGAAATGATTGATGCAAATACAGCTTATCAATTTGGACTTGTGAATAAAGTTGTCCCTCAAAGTGAACTTTTAAGTGAATCGGAGAAAATGCTTTCTACAATTATCCAGAAAGGAAGGGTAGCAATTACTACTGCGATTCGTTCAATTAATGCAGCGTGTGAATTACCATTATCAGAAGGTTTAAAATTTGAGGCAGATATGTTTTCAGTTTGTTGTGGAACGGAAGATTTTAAGGAAGGTACATCAGCATTTTTGGAAAAAAGGAAACCTGAATTTAAGGGAAAGTAAAATTCTTGTAATAAGTATTTATTGGTTGATCTAAGAAGAGTTTTTGATTAGGAATTATTCAAATCTTTAGGTCAATAAAAAAGTTTTTTCAAGAAGGCTGAACAGAAATGTTTAGCCTTTTCTGTTTTGATTTAGAATTTTGAGTAAATGTTCAATCCCTGTTTGACAGATTGGAAAAAAATAATTATATCTTTTATGAGATTGAGGAGGATAAAATGAAAAATTTCAAATCAATTTTCATTTCACTTATATATATATCATTAATTTTTCCCACCTTTATTCCCAATCTAATTTTAAGTTTGTAAATTTTGAAGGCCAGCAGTTTATGGTTTCTGCGAATGAACTTTGTGTGAAATTAAAAAATGGAGTAAGTGATCAAATATTGCAAAATTATGTCGCTAAATATGGAGGAGTAGTTGACCCCAAGGATCATAAT
Protein-coding sequences here:
- the truA gene encoding tRNA pseudouridine(38-40) synthase TruA, translating into MPVIKGTVEYEGTNYSGWQRQTNSNSIQEEIERALRIILKDEIKIVGSGRTDAGVHALNQVFHFKISEKVDLINLKKSLNSLLPQDIAIKDLSIVNNNFHARYSATRRTYLYVISRRKNVFWDRFSWTIFSEINFNALKEIQSMVLGKKDFSSFCKAEEEVQNKICNVSYSRWFNKDDFLLYFISADRFIHGMVRGIVGLMIEYAKSKLNLEEVKNILDGKARNKIWAPSKGLILYNVEYKE
- a CDS encoding enoyl-CoA hydratase, producing MYETILFEQKNNIAIITINRPDKLNALNHKVLDELFSAFKHCGEVETIWGVILTGAGEKAFVAGADISEINKLNSVTGKEFALHGQRIFSYIEQFSKPVICAVNGFALGGGCELAMACHIRIASENAKFGQPEVNLGIIPGYGGTQRLTRLIGKGRAMQMILTGEMIDANTAYQFGLVNKVVPQSELLSESEKMLSTIIQKGRVAITTAIRSINAACELPLSEGLKFEADMFSVCCGTEDFKEGTSAFLEKRKPEFKGK
- a CDS encoding SDR family oxidoreductase, which gives rise to MINLQNKVAIVTGGSRGIGRACVKFFAEAGASVVFTYNRAKSEADKLIEELAYTNQKIKAYQCTLDNDVEAEKQIIKIIQDVINEFGRIDILVNNAGIWEYGEADKMTLENWNRTMTINVTGTMLFTREVIPHMKKQGGGKIIIITSTAGQRGEAFHSHYAASKGALISYVKSLSTELAPYKILVNSVAPGWVDTEMCDPVFNDPEYKEQVRKSIPLQKIATPEDIAGPVLFLASDLANHITGEILNVNGGSVLCG